GGTCGCTTCCTGTGAGCGAGTGAAGGCGAGAAACTTGCTCATCGCTGCCTGCTGTCCCGCCATCATGATGGCCATGCCGGCGTCGCCCGCGCCCGCAGCGAGCGCGAGGGCGCCCAGCACAAGGGTAGCGAGCGAAATGCCGGTGGCGGCCTTGGCGCCCTCCTGAAGGCGGATCGAGTGGCCACCAGCGACGTGGCCGAGCTCGTGCGCGATCACGCCCTGCAGCTGGCCGACATCGTCGGCTGCGACCAGCAGACCGGTCTGAATGTAGACCGTCTGGCCAGTGGCGACGAAAGCGTTGATCTCCGGATCGTTCAGCAGGACGACCTTGACGCTGTTCGGGTCCAGCCCTGCCGCCTTGATCAGAGGGCGCGAGACATCCCGGAACAGCAGCTCGGTTTCGCTGTCGCGGAGGATCGACCCGTCCTCGGCTGCGGCCGGTCGGGCCGGGCCGAACGTGAACAGCAGCGCGACCATCAGCAGGCGCGCGAAGCGGGCGACCGGCGACTTCATGGGCTGCCGATTACCACCTTTTCCGCTGAACCTCAGATGAAAAAGACGAGGGGACCGTCCCCGACCGGACACTCCCCATCGCCCTTATCCGAATGTCTTCTGCCACCAGCCGCGGCGCGGCTCACCGGCTTCCTCGGTTTCGGCAGCCTCTGCCGAGTCGTTGTTCGCGGCGCGAACGGGAGCGGGCTCAGAAACGCGAGCGGGTTCCGCTTCAGCTTCGGCAGCTACAGCGGCCTTCGTCCGGCGTTTGCGCGCCGGCTTGGCCGGCGTAGCGGCTTCTTCCGCGGTCTCTATGGTCGGCGTTTCGACGGGCGTGGGTTCGACGACCGCCGCTACCTCGGCCTCGGCAGCCTTCCTGGAACGGCGGCGCCTCGGCTTCGGCTCCTCGGCAGGCTCGGTAGCAGCGATCGGCGGCTCGTCCTCGGTCGGGTGTTCCACAATCGGCGAGCTGTTCGCCTCAACTACCGGCTGCTCGGCATCGCCTGACACGGTCTTGCGGCCACGACGACGGCGGCGGCTCTTAACCGGCGCCTCTTCGTCGCCAGTTTCGGCTTCAGGCTGCGGTGCGCTCGGCACGGCCTCCGCCTCGGGCTGCGCGTCGCCTTCGGCGGCGATTTGCTCCTCGCCACCCTCGCGACGGCGACCACGGCCACCCCGGCGGCGGCGCCGGCGACGTCGGCCCGGGCGGTCGCCCTCCTGACGCTCGCCGTCCTGGCGTTCGCCCTGATCGCGGCTCGCCTCGCGCTCTTCCTCTTCCTCTTCTTCGTCCTCGGCCTCGTCTTCTTCGTCGGCGTAGGTCTCGCTATCGTCGACCTCGTCCTCGATGCGCGGAAGTTCCTGCGGACGCGGCACGGCGACCGGGCGCGGACCGGAGCTGTCGACCGCCATCTTGGCGCCTTCGAAACTCTCGTCGATCAGAACCTCGATCGAAACGCCGTAGCGCTGTTCGATGTCGGCAAGTTCGGCGCGCTTCTTGTTGAGCACGTAAACGGCAGCTTCGCGACCGGCACGCAGCGTGATGCGGTCGCCGCGGCCGCGAGCAGCCTCGTCCTCGATGATGCGGAGCGCAGACAGGCCCGCCGAGGCGGCGGTGCGCATCAGGCCCGTGCCTTCGCAGTGCGGGCACGGCTTGGTCGACGCTTCGAGCACGCCGGTGCGAAGGCGCTGGCGGCTCATCTCCATCAGGCCGAAGCTCGAGATGCGACCGACCTGGATGCGGGCGCGGTCGTTCTTGAGCGCCTCTTTCATCGCTTTCTCGACCTTACGAACATGGCTGTTCTGTTCCATGTCGATGAAGTCGATGACGACGAGGCCGGCCATGTCGCGGAGGCGAAGCTGGCGCGCAATTTCCTGCGCCGCTTCGAGATTGGTCATGAACGCGGTCTGCTCGACATTATGCTCGCGCGTCGAGCGGCCCGAGTTGATGTCGATCGAAACCAGCGCCTCGGTCGGATTGATGACGAGGTAGCCGCCCGACTTCAGCTGCACGAGCGGTTGATACATCGCGCTCAGTTGGTCCTCGACGCCGTAGCGCTGGAAGAGCGGAGTCGCCTCGCTATGCAGCGATACGCGCTTCACATGGCTCGGCATCAGCAACTTCATGAAGCCGCGGCCGGCCTTGTAGCCTTCCTCGCCCTCCACGATCACTTCGTCGATTTCGCGGTGATACAGGTCGCGGATCGCGCGCTTGATGAGGTCGCTGTCGCGGTAGATCAGCGCCGGCGCCGTGCTCTTGAGCGTGCGCTCGCGAATTTCGTCCCACAGGCGGGCGAGATAGTCGAAGTCGCGCTTGATCTCGGTCTTGGTGCGCGACAGGCCAGCGGTGCGGACGATCAGGCCCATCGTCTTGGGCAGGCTGAGGTCCGACATGACCTGCTTCAGGCGCTTCCGGTCGGCGCCGTTCGAAATCTTGCGGGAGATGCCGCCGCCGTGGCTGGTGTTCGGCATCAGCACGCAATAGCGGCCGGCGAGGCTGAGGTAGGTGGTGAGGGCCGCGCCCTTGTTGCCGCGCTCTTCCTTGACGACCTGGACGAGCAGCACCTGACGGCGCTGAATGACGTCCTGGATCTTGTAGCGGCGGCGAAGAGCCTGACGCTTTTTGCGAAGCTCATCGGCGGCGGATTCATCGACCGGCGAGCGCGACGAGCCAGTGCCGGCCTCGGCCGGCGCGGGCGTCTCGTCGCCGAGTTCGCCTTCGACCGTCTCGACGAACTCGTCCGAACCGCGATCGTCGTCGTCATAGTCATCGTCGCCGTAGTCCGCCGAACGCAGCCGCTCCTCTTCGGCAGCGTGCTCGGCTTCCTCGCGGAGCAAGGCTTCGCGGTCGGCTTTGGGGATCTGGTAATAATCGGGGTGGATTTCGCTAAAGGCGAGGAAGCCGTGGCGATTACCGCCGTAATCGATGAACGCCGCCTGCAGCGACGGTTCGACCCTGGTGACCTTGGCTAGATAGATATTCCCTTTGAGCTGCTTGTGCTCAGCGGACTCGAAGTCAAATTCCTCGATCCGGTTTCCCTTTACGACTGCGACCCGGGTCTCCTCCGGGTGGCGCGCGTCGATCAGCATGCGCATGGACATTGAAAATTCTCCGGGCGCGCCCGTGCATCCGGCTAAGCCGGCGGCGCGCAGTGATTACTGCCTCGCCCGCGGCTCTTGATCCGCTGGCAATGGCATGATGTGGTGAATGCGCTTCTGCTGACTGAACCATTTCGCGCCTCGGCGCGAAGAACGCGTCCGCCGTCTCTTCAAGGAGCGGCCGGAGAACGTTCTGTAGCATCATGTCAGCGTCAACCTCGTGAAGCCGCGGACTGGGCGCTTGCACTGACCCATTGCTTGCGGCGGGACCCCGGCGAGCCGGAAATCCCATTCGGGTTAGCATCACGGAGTCTTAGCCGCAACCGTTGTGACCCCGCAGTACTCATAGATGTTCGCGAAATGTCGCCTTAACCATCTTAGGGTGATAGCTTGCCTTGAAGCTCAAACACTTGGCTCGGAACCCGCTTGAAGATCGACTTGCCCCGAAATGCGGCCATCGCTGGTGCCATCGCGCTTCTGACCGCGGTCGGAGGTATGAGCTTTGTGCTCGGCTCGAGCCGCGGTGGCGCGGCTTCGGCGGAAGAAGGGCCCGCGGCAATCGGCGAAGCGCGGGAAGCGAGTCTCACTGTGGCGGTTCCGAACGTCGTCAACGATAAGATTTACGGCGCGGAGACGGCTGCTGGACGGCCGATCGTGGTAATCGATGCCGGCCACGGCGGCCGCGATCCGGGCGCCAGGAGCGTCTCGGGCGAAGTCGTCGAGAAGGATTTGACCCTCGCGCTGGCGAAGGAGCTTCGCGACCAGCTCGTCGAACGCGGCCGGGTGCGGGTCGCGCTGACGCGTGGCGATGATTCCTACCTGACCCTTGAAGACCGCGCGGAAGTTGCGCGGCGGCTAGGCGCGGCGATGTTCGTGTCGTTGCACATGGATAGCGCGCCGAACCCGCTTGCCCGCGGCGCCAGCGTCTATTCGCTGTCGGACGTGGCGTCCGACGCCGAAGCCGCGCGTTTCGCGGCGATGGATAAAGGTTCTGCCGACTCAGTCGAGGGTGGCGGTACGGTCCAGTCGATGCTCGCCGACCTCGTGATGCGCTCGCAGATGAGCGCGTCGGCCGACCTCGCGACCCGTCTCGTAAAGCGGTCGGCGGGCCGTTTCGAGCTTCGGCCGGAGCCCCATAAGTTCGCGGCCTTCCACGTCCTGCGCAGCGCTCATACGCCCGCAGTGCTCTTCGAGGCTGGATACCTCAGCAATGCCGACGACGAGGTGCTCCTTCGCACGCCCCAGCACCGCTCCGATATTGCGCTAGCGCTTGCACAGGCGATCGAAGCCGACGTCGCATCACGCGGACGTCGTTAGAACTTCCGCGACGCAATCGAACCCGCTAGACGCACCAGCCCATGAAGTTCGAGCGTCTGAACGTCCCCAACTGGCCGCTGCCCGACCTCGTCGCGTTCAACCAGCGCGTCCACGATCGGATTGACCCTTGGTTCGCGCGGCGCTGGGTGCGCTGGGGCGCCTATGCTTTTGCTGGCCTGGTCATGCTTGTTGCGGCGATGTGGGTCTATTTCGCGAGCGGTCTTCCGTCGTCGCAGACGTTGCTTGCCTACCAGCCGCCGCTGCCCGCCAACATTCGCGGCTATGATGGAACGCCCATTCAGACGTTTGCGCGGGAGCGCCGCGTCGAGCTTTCCTACGACGAATATCCGCCGATTGTCGTCCACGCCTTCATCTCTGCGGAAGACAAGAACTTCTTCACCCACCCCGGGGTCGACATTACGGGCTTGATCGGGGCGGTCGCGGATTATTCGATCAAGAGCATTATAGGTGGCGGCCGCGCCAAAGGCGGTTCGACGATCACGCAGCAGGTCGCGAAATATCTGCTCCGGGATTCGAGCTATAATGTCGGCCGCAAGGCGCGCGAGGCAATCCTCGCGTTCCGGCTCGAGTCGACGCTGACCAAGCAGCAGATTCTCGAGCTGTACTTCAATTCGATCTTCCTCGGCCGCAACGCTTATGGCGTGCAGGCGGCGTCGCGGGCCTATTTCGACAAGGACGTCAACGAGCTGACGCTTCCGGAGGCGGCCTATCTGGCGGTGCTGCCCAAGGCTCCGTCGAACTATGACCCCGTGCGCGCGACCCAAAAGGCGCTAGACCGTCGCAACTATGTGCTGCGCGAGATGAGCCGCAACGGCTACATCACGGAGGCGCAGTGGCACGAAGCCGCCGCAACGCCGCTCGGCACCATCCGCTACGGCAGCAGCGAAAAGTTCCAGCAACAGGGCGGCTTCTTTATGGAAGAGGTGCGCCGCGAGCTGATCAAGCAGTTCGGCGAAGGCGCCGACGCTGGGGCGAACAGCCTTTATGCCGGCGGCTTGTGGGTGCGATCCTCGATGGACCCGGTGATCCAGGACGCTGCGGCCAAGGCGCTTCGCGATGGCCTGGTCCGGTACGACGGCGGCCGCAGCTGGAAAGATCTGGGCCAGAGCGTGGACCTATCAAAAGATTGGGCAGGGCAACTCGACCGAGCTGCGGTCGGAACCGGCTATGCCGATTGGCTGAAGGCTGTCGTGCTTTCCAAGGGCGACGAGCAGGCGACGATCGGGTTCACCAACGGGTCGCAAGGGACGCTTCCGGCATCGGCCGCAGCCATGCCCGTCCGCGGCGAGGCCACGCGCGCGTTCGACGCGCTGAAGCCCGGCATGATCATCATCGTGAAGCAGACCTCTCCGGGCAGCTGGCAGCTGAAGTCGGTTCCCGCCGTGTCCGGCGGCATGCTCGCCGAGGAGGTGCACACCGGGCGCGTGCTGGCGATGCAGGGCGGCTTCGACGTGGTCGGATCGAGCTACAACCGAGCGGTGCAGGCGCTCCGCCAGCCAGGCTCCGCGTTCAAGCCAATCGTCTATGTCACAGCGCTTGAGAATGGCTTCACGCCCGCCACCATCGAGGAGGACGCGCCATTCTGCGTGTGGCAGGGCGCCGGCCTCGGCAACAAGTGCTTCGTCAATTTCGATCGCCGTTCGGCTGGCCCGCACACGTTGCGCTGGGGCGTCGAGCAATCGCGCAATCTGATGACCGTGCGTGCCGCATCCACCGTCGGCATGGCTAAGATCACTGATACGGCGCGGAAGCTTGGTGTCGGCGACTATGGCAACTTCCTGTCATTCGCGCTGGGCGCTGGGGATACGACGGTGCTTCGGCTGACAAACGCTTATGCGATCCTGGCCAACCAAGGCCGCTCGGTGAAGCCGACCACCATCGATTACGTTCAGGATCGCAACGGCAAGGTCATCTACCGCACCGACAACCGCTGCGCCGTCATGGGCAATTGCAACGCGGCCGACTGGGACGGAAAAGCGATGCCTCGTCCCCCGAGCCGCACGCGCCAACTGCTCGAGCCGATGGCCGCGTTCCAGATGGTCCACATCATGGAAGGCGTCATTCAGCGCGGCACGGCGACTGTTCTGCGCGATCTAGACCGTCCATTGTTCGGCAAGACGGGCACGACCAACGGGCCGACCAACGTCTGGTTCGTGGGCGGAACGCCGGACATCGTCGCCGGGGTCTATCTCGGCTACGACCAGCCGCGGCCTCTCGGCGGCTGGGCACAGGGCGGCCGTATCTCGGCGCCGATCTGGAAGGAATGGGCGCAGACCGCCCTCAAGGATCAGCCCAAGGTCCCGTTCGTGGCGCCGCCGGGGATCCGCTGGGTCCGGATCGACCGCGCGAGCGGCAAGCGCGTCTTCGGCGTTTTCCCGACCGACAACGATCCCAAGGCGCAGGTGATCTGGGAGGCGTTCCAGCCGCAGACCGAGCCGCGTAGAAATTATCGGTCGGTGACGGGCAATCCTTATGACGCCGAAGCGCAGGAAGCGGCACGGCAGCAACAGATCCAGCAATTGCTCGCCGCGCGGCAAGCGGCAAAGGAGCGGTCGGCTGTCCGGCCGGCGCCAGCGGCGACACCGCCGCCATCGACTGGCTTGCCAACGCAGAACAGCCTCTAATAGGGCTTTTCGCTTAGTTCTTTCGAAGGTTGTTTCATTATGCGCGCCGAAGCGCAGGCTCATATCGACCGGATCAATGCCGCAACCGCGCTGCTGCGCCGGTTCCTTGACTGGGACCGGGCGATGAAGCGCCTTGAGGAGCTGAACGCGAAGGTTGAGGACTCGACGTTGTGGGACGATCCCAAGGCAGCGCAGGAGGTCATGCGTGAGCGGCGGCGGCTGGAGGAAGCGATCGGCGCCACGCGGACGATCGAGCGCGAGCTGGCCGACAACATCGAGATGATCGAGCTGGCCGAAAGCGAAGGCGACAGCGCACTGGTCGACGACGCGGTGCAAAGTCTCTCAGAGCTTGCGGACCGCGCCGACCGCGACAAGGTCGCCGCGCTGTTGGCCGGCGAGGCTGACGCCAACAACGCTTATGTCGAGATCAACGCCGGGGCCGGCGGCACCGAGAGCCAGGATTGGGCCGAGATGCTGCAGCGCATGTACACGCGCTGGGGCGAACGGCACGGCATGAAGGTCGAGTTGATCGACCACCATTCGGGCGAGCAGGCGGGCATCAAGTCGGCGACGATCTTGGTCAAAGGCGAGAACGCCTACGGCAATCTCAAGACCGAGAGCGGCGTACACCGGCTGGTGCGGATCAGCCCATATGACGCCAATGCGCGCCGCCACACGAGCTTTTCAAGCATCTGGGTCTATCCCGAGGTCGACGACGACATCGACATTCAAATCAACGAGGCCGAGCTGCGCATCGACACCTATCGGGCGTCCGGCGCGGGCGGGCAGCACGTCAATACGACAGATAGCGCGGTGCGGATCACGCACATCCCGACGGGGATCGTGGTTGCGTGCCAGAACGAGCGATCCCAGCACAAGAACCGCGCGTCCGCGCTCAAGCAACTGAAGGCGCGCCTGTACGAGGCCGAGCTTCAGAAGCGCGAAGCAGAAGCGAATGCTGCCAATGCCGCCAAGACGGACATCGGCTGGGGGCACCAGATCCGCTCCTATGTTCTGCAACCGTATCAGCTGGTGAAGGACCTCCGCACGGGCGTCACCTCGACCAGTCCCAGCGACACGCTCGACGGGGACCTCGATCGCTTCATGGCCGCCGCTTTGTCGCAGCGGGTGACCGGCGAGACCGTCGAGGTCGAGGATGTGGACTAGGGCACTAGCGCTGGGGGCGGTTGCCGCGCTCGCGTCATGCCGCGCGCAGCCGACCGAGCCGAAATTTCCGACTGCGCACCGCGACGTCGCCCCGATCGTTGGCGACGCCTTCTCCACCGAAGATGCGCGCGACCGTGTCGGTGAGGCTGAAGAAGTCATGCAGCTTGCCGAACTGAAGCCCGGCATGTCGGTTGCGGATGTCGGCGCGGGCGAGGGCTATTACACGGTCAGGCTGGCGCCGGTCGTCGGCAAGAAGGGCAGGGTGCTGGCCGAGGATATCGTGCCCGAAGTGCGTGATGGCCTTTCC
This portion of the Sphingomonas limnosediminicola genome encodes:
- a CDS encoding penicillin-binding protein 1A, whose protein sequence is MKFERLNVPNWPLPDLVAFNQRVHDRIDPWFARRWVRWGAYAFAGLVMLVAAMWVYFASGLPSSQTLLAYQPPLPANIRGYDGTPIQTFARERRVELSYDEYPPIVVHAFISAEDKNFFTHPGVDITGLIGAVADYSIKSIIGGGRAKGGSTITQQVAKYLLRDSSYNVGRKAREAILAFRLESTLTKQQILELYFNSIFLGRNAYGVQAASRAYFDKDVNELTLPEAAYLAVLPKAPSNYDPVRATQKALDRRNYVLREMSRNGYITEAQWHEAAATPLGTIRYGSSEKFQQQGGFFMEEVRRELIKQFGEGADAGANSLYAGGLWVRSSMDPVIQDAAAKALRDGLVRYDGGRSWKDLGQSVDLSKDWAGQLDRAAVGTGYADWLKAVVLSKGDEQATIGFTNGSQGTLPASAAAMPVRGEATRAFDALKPGMIIIVKQTSPGSWQLKSVPAVSGGMLAEEVHTGRVLAMQGGFDVVGSSYNRAVQALRQPGSAFKPIVYVTALENGFTPATIEEDAPFCVWQGAGLGNKCFVNFDRRSAGPHTLRWGVEQSRNLMTVRAASTVGMAKITDTARKLGVGDYGNFLSFALGAGDTTVLRLTNAYAILANQGRSVKPTTIDYVQDRNGKVIYRTDNRCAVMGNCNAADWDGKAMPRPPSRTRQLLEPMAAFQMVHIMEGVIQRGTATVLRDLDRPLFGKTGTTNGPTNVWFVGGTPDIVAGVYLGYDQPRPLGGWAQGGRISAPIWKEWAQTALKDQPKVPFVAPPGIRWVRIDRASGKRVFGVFPTDNDPKAQVIWEAFQPQTEPRRNYRSVTGNPYDAEAQEAARQQQIQQLLAARQAAKERSAVRPAPAATPPPSTGLPTQNSL
- a CDS encoding Rne/Rng family ribonuclease, which encodes MSMRMLIDARHPEETRVAVVKGNRIEEFDFESAEHKQLKGNIYLAKVTRVEPSLQAAFIDYGGNRHGFLAFSEIHPDYYQIPKADREALLREEAEHAAEEERLRSADYGDDDYDDDDRGSDEFVETVEGELGDETPAPAEAGTGSSRSPVDESAADELRKKRQALRRRYKIQDVIQRRQVLLVQVVKEERGNKGAALTTYLSLAGRYCVLMPNTSHGGGISRKISNGADRKRLKQVMSDLSLPKTMGLIVRTAGLSRTKTEIKRDFDYLARLWDEIRERTLKSTAPALIYRDSDLIKRAIRDLYHREIDEVIVEGEEGYKAGRGFMKLLMPSHVKRVSLHSEATPLFQRYGVEDQLSAMYQPLVQLKSGGYLVINPTEALVSIDINSGRSTREHNVEQTAFMTNLEAAQEIARQLRLRDMAGLVVIDFIDMEQNSHVRKVEKAMKEALKNDRARIQVGRISSFGLMEMSRQRLRTGVLEASTKPCPHCEGTGLMRTAASAGLSALRIIEDEAARGRGDRITLRAGREAAVYVLNKKRAELADIEQRYGVSIEVLIDESFEGAKMAVDSSGPRPVAVPRPQELPRIEDEVDDSETYADEEDEAEDEEEEEEEREASRDQGERQDGERQEGDRPGRRRRRRRRGGRGRRREGGEEQIAAEGDAQPEAEAVPSAPQPEAETGDEEAPVKSRRRRRGRKTVSGDAEQPVVEANSSPIVEHPTEDEPPIAATEPAEEPKPRRRRSRKAAEAEVAAVVEPTPVETPTIETAEEAATPAKPARKRRTKAAVAAEAEAEPARVSEPAPVRAANNDSAEAAETEEAGEPRRGWWQKTFG
- the prfB gene encoding peptide chain release factor 2, with protein sequence MRAEAQAHIDRINAATALLRRFLDWDRAMKRLEELNAKVEDSTLWDDPKAAQEVMRERRRLEEAIGATRTIERELADNIEMIELAESEGDSALVDDAVQSLSELADRADRDKVAALLAGEADANNAYVEINAGAGGTESQDWAEMLQRMYTRWGERHGMKVELIDHHSGEQAGIKSATILVKGENAYGNLKTESGVHRLVRISPYDANARRHTSFSSIWVYPEVDDDIDIQINEAELRIDTYRASGAGGQHVNTTDSAVRITHIPTGIVVACQNERSQHKNRASALKQLKARLYEAELQKREAEANAANAAKTDIGWGHQIRSYVLQPYQLVKDLRTGVTSTSPSDTLDGDLDRFMAAALSQRVTGETVEVEDVD
- a CDS encoding N-acetylmuramoyl-L-alanine amidase, which codes for MKIDLPRNAAIAGAIALLTAVGGMSFVLGSSRGGAASAEEGPAAIGEAREASLTVAVPNVVNDKIYGAETAAGRPIVVIDAGHGGRDPGARSVSGEVVEKDLTLALAKELRDQLVERGRVRVALTRGDDSYLTLEDRAEVARRLGAAMFVSLHMDSAPNPLARGASVYSLSDVASDAEAARFAAMDKGSADSVEGGGTVQSMLADLVMRSQMSASADLATRLVKRSAGRFELRPEPHKFAAFHVLRSAHTPAVLFEAGYLSNADDEVLLRTPQHRSDIALALAQAIEADVASRGRR